One genomic segment of Capricornis sumatraensis isolate serow.1 chromosome X, serow.2, whole genome shotgun sequence includes these proteins:
- the NKRF gene encoding NF-kappa-B-repressing factor — translation MAGGRLLLGGDFLSPPPLPPLPPPPPPPLPPPPPEPVLEQWRYSHESDWQWALRRSFICRHLHSYPGAALDQLLALSAAWTNHVFLGCRYSPRLMEKILQMAEGIDIGEMPSYDLMLSKASKGQKRHLSTCDGQNPPKKQAGSKFHVRPRFEPVHFVASSSKDERQEDPYGPQTKERNEQTHFANMPRDIYQDYTQDSFSIQDGNSQYCDSSGFIFTKDKPVTANMYFDSGNPAPSSTSQQADSQSPPEPSPSQTFPESVVAEKQYFIEKLTATIWKNLSNPEMTSGSDKINYTYMLTRCIQACKTNPEYIYAPLKEIPPADIPKNKKLLTDGYACEVRCQNIYLTTGYAGSKNGSRDRATELAVKLLQKRIEVRVIRRKFKHTIGEDLVVCQIGMPSYDFPPALKPPEELVVLAKDASGQPIFNASAKHWTNFILTENANDAIGILNNSASYNKMSVEYKYEMMPNRTWRCRVFLQDHCLAEGYGTKKTSKHAAADEALKILQKTQPTYPSVKSSQCQTGSSPRGSGKKKDIKDLVVYENSSNPVCTLNDTAQFNRMTVEYVYERMTGLRWKCKVILESEVIAEAVGVKKTVKYEAAGEAVKTLKKTQPTVINNLKKGAIEDVISRNEIQGRSAEEAYKQQIKEDNIGNQLLRKMGWTGGGLGKSGEGIREPISVKEQHKREGLGLDVERVNKIAKRDIEQIIRNYARSESHTDLTFSTELTNDERKQIHQIAQKYGLKSKSHGVGHDRYLVVGRKRRKEDLLDQLKQEGQVGHYELVMPQAN, via the exons ATGGCTGGCGGACGTCTGCTGTTGGGGGGCGACTTCCTGTCGCCGCCGCCGCTACCCcccctcccgccgccgccgccgccgcccctcccgccgcccccgcccgagCCAGTGCTGGAGCAGTGGCGCTATAGCCACGAAAGTGACTGGCAGTGGGCTCTGCGGCGCAGCTTCATCTGTCGGCACCTGCACAGTTATCCCGGGGCTGCCCTAGACCAGCTCCTCGCGCTCTCCGCTGCCTGGACCAACCACGTTTTCTTGGGCTGCAG GTACAGCCCACGCTTGATGGAAAAAATTCTCCAAATGGCTGAAGGTATTGATATTGGGGAGATGCCTTCATATGATCTGATGCTGTCCAAGGCCTCCAAAGGTCAAAAACGTCACCTCTCAACATGTGATG GTCAAAATCCTCCTAAAAAGCAAGCCGGTTCCAAATTCCATGTGAGACCTCGTTTTGAGCCTGTACATTTTGTAGCTAGTAGTTCAAAAGATGAAAGACAGGAAGATCCTTATGGCCCtcaaacaaaagagagaaatgaacaaaCACATTTTGCCAACATGCCAAGAGACATCTACCAAGATTATACTCAAGACTCTTTCAGTATACAAGATGGGAACTCTCAGTATTGTGATTCATCAGGATTTATTTTCACAAAAGACAAGCCTGTCACAGCCAACATGTATTTTGACAGTGGGAACCCTGCCCCCAGCAGCACATCACAGCAGGCAGACTCTCAGTCACCTCCTGAGCCTTCACCATCACAGACATTTCCTGAGTCAGTGGTAGCTGAGAAGcagtattttattgaaaaattaacAGCAACTATCTGGAAGAACCTTTCTAATCCAGAGATGACATCTGGATCTGATAAAATTAACTACACCTATATGTTAACTCGTTGTATTCAGGCATGTAAGACAAATCCTGAATATATATACGCTCCTTTAAAAGAAATCCCTCCTGCTGACATccccaaaaataaaaaacttctaACAGATGGTTATGCCTGTGAAGTTAGATGCCAGAACATCTACTTAACTACAGGCTATGCTGGCAGCAAGAATGGGTCCAGGGATCGAGCTACTGAGCTAGCTGTAAAACTCTTGCAGAAACGTATTGAAGTTAGGGTTATCCGAAGGAAATTCAAGCACACAATTGGAGAGGACCTTGTGGTATGTCAGATTGGCATGCCTTCATATGACTTTCCTCCAGCTCTGAAACCACCAGAAGAGCTGGTGGTGCTGGCTAAAGATGCTTCTGGGCAGCCGATTTTTAATGCTTCCGCCAAACACTGGACCAATTTTATCCTTACAGAAAATGCAAATGATGCAATTGGTATCCTTAACAATTCTGCCTCATACAACAAAATGTCTGTTGAATACAAATATGAGATGATGCCAAATCGTACATGGCGTTGTCGAGTATTTTTGCAAGATCACTGCTTAGCTGAAGGTTATGGAACcaaaaaaacaagtaaacatGCAGCTGCTGATGAGGCTTTGAAAATCCTTCAAAAAACACAGCCCACTTATCCATCTGTCAAAAGTTCACAGTGCCAAACAGGCTCTTCACCCAGGGGATCTGGAAAGAAGAAAGACATAAAGGATCTTGTAGTTTATGAGAATTCTTCCAATCCTGTGTGCACGCTGAATGACACAGCTCAGTTTAACCGAATGACAGTTGAATATGTCTATGAAAGAATGACAGGCCTCCGATGGAAATGCAAGGTGATTCTCGAGAGTGAAGTAATTGCAGAAGCAGTTGGAGTGAAGAAAACTGTCAAATATGAAGCTGCGGGGGAAGCTGTGAAAACCCTCAAAAAGACCCAACCGACTGTCATTAACAATTTGAAGAAAGGAGCTATTGAAGATGTGATTTCCAGAAATGAAATTCAGGGCCGCTCAGCAGAGGAGGCTTATAAACAGCAAATCAAAGAAGATAACATTGGAAATCAGCTGCTGAGAAAGATGGGTTGGACGGGTGGTGGTTTAGGTAAATCTGGTGAGGGCATTCGGGAGCCAATCTCTGTCAAAGAGCAGCATAAGCGGGAAGGGCTTGGTCTTGATGTAGAGAGGGTAAATAAAATTGCCAAGAGAGATATTGAACAGATCATCAGAAACTATGCCCGCTCCGAGAGCCACACGGATTTAACTTTCTCTACAGAGCTGACTAATGATGAGCGGAAGCAAATACATCAGATCGCCCAGAAGTATGGTCTTAAGAGTAAGTCTCATGGGGTGGGCCATGACAGATACCTGGTGGTAGGAAGAAAAAGACGGAAGGAGGACTTACTCGACCAGCTCAAACAGGAAGG
- the LOC138071313 gene encoding anaphase-promoting complex subunit 10-like, producing MTTPNKTPPGADPKQLERTGTVREIGSQAVWSLSSCKPGFGVNQLQDDNLETYWQSDGSQPHLVNIQFSNLNW from the exons atgaccacACCAAACAAGACACCTCCTGGTGCTGACCCTAAGCAGTTGGAAAGGACTGGAACAGTACGGGAAATTGGGTCACAAGCTGTTTGGTCACTCTCGTCTTGTAAACCAGGATTTGGAGTGAATCAATTACAAGATGACAATCTAGAAACTTACTGGCAATCAGATGGATCCCAGCCTCATTTAGTGAACATAcaattca GCAACTTGAATTGGTGA